The nucleotide window ctagaatcccacaggagcagactgactCTGGTATACATCCCAGTGAGCCGTGGTTGGGTCTGTgtagtttctctttgttttggtGGGTTCACCAAgtaattcaatttatattttgttgtgagATTAGAATTACAGGTCACTATGGCAacaggttttgagggttttgttgaGTTCCCTTCCGATGAGATGTTAGCAGAGTTAACCAAGGAGCAGCTATTGGGTGTAGCTGACTTTTATGGCATACCCATTGCCAGCGCCGATAGAAAGTTGAAAGACTTATTAGTAACAGCGTTAAAAGTCGGGTTGGTGGAAAAGGGGGTACCATGTGTTAAATCTGgtagtccactttctgctgaggGCTTGGAAGAGTCCGGCGAGAGTTTCTCTAGTGAAATtcggttaaaggaaatgtcactgcaagagaagcagatgcagcttgaagcagcaaaactgcgGGCTGACCGAGAAGCTCGTGGGCTGCGTGAAAAGGAGCTAGCGCATCAGCTACAACTCAAGCAATTGGAACTGGAAGAACAtgatcgcgaacgccagttgCACCTTAAGCAAATGGAGTTGGAAGAACgtgatcgcgaacgccagtttGAGCGTGAACGTCAAGAACGAGACCTAGAATTAAAGCGTCTCGAACTTGAATTAGCTTCCAAGTCTGTCCTATCTGTCGAGTCGCAAACCCCTGTTTTCGATGTCAGCCGACATATTAGACTGgtgcctccattttctgaggacgaggtggaaaaatattttagtcactttGAATGAGTAGCAACAACTTTACAGTGGCCTAAAGTTGTTTGGACGCTGCTACTGCAATGTGTTCTTGTGGGCAaggctcaggaagtttactcttcactttctttgcagcagagctctgactatgatgtggtaaagacttcAATTCTGAACGCGTACGAACTTGTCCCCAGAAGCGTACCGTCAAAGATTCCGGAAGTCTAGGAAGGGTGAGCAAATTACGtatgtggagtttgccagagagaaagaagctttgtttaaccggtggtgtgtttccagtaaggtcagtacgtgggaacagcttcgtgaattaatccttttggaggaatttaaaaactgcgtcccggaagctgttgccactcatctgaaCGACCAGAAAGTGTCCACGCTGGCGCAGGCAGCCGTCTGCGCAGATGAATTCGTGCTTACTCATAAAGTTGTGTTTCATTCAGTCTCACGAAAACCAGATCGGGATGTGAGTTTCCGACGGGATCGGAACGTATTTCGATCTTCGCCCGTTTCCTTTAGTGATGGTcgcgcatgtttttattgtcacgagTCCGGCCACCTCATCGCTAAATGCCCAAAACTCTTAAAGAAGCGCGGTTCACCTCCTAAATCCTCACCAAAAGGGGTtgggtttgttcagtctgctgtgagtgtccccactattgttgatcctgtctatgaaccttttgtgcttgctggtacagtttccgcagctgctggaaacagtagtgcagtgccagtgcgcgttttacgagacaccggtgctgcgcagtcttttgttttagcgaatgtctggcccttttctgatgACTCGTTCTGTGGCTCTTATGTACTGGTGCGGGGTATTGAACTAGGCATCGTTAAAGTGCCACTGCACGTTCTAAacctgcactgtgctttattttcaggttcgtGCAAAGTCGCAGTGCGCCCCGAACTGCCTATGCAGGGAATCGATTTTATTCTTGGGAACGATTTGGCTGGAGGGAAAGTTCTTCCCCTTCCGGAGGTCATTGATAACCCTGCGGTACCACCCTCTTCAGTGGTGCCGGGTTATGAGTCAGTTTTCCCTGCTTGTGCAGTCACCCGAGCGCAGGCACGCCGGCAGAGTACGGATGAGTTGTATGATACGTTTATGGCTGTTTGTGACCCTCTGGTCTCCCGTGCAGCGCCATCAGACGGCGGAGTGGTAGAGGGAGCGCCGCGGACGCGCGCTGTTAATGTCCATGGTGATGAAACAATGTCGCTGCCTGTAAGTAAAACGCTTATATCCCAGGAGCAGCGAAAAGACTCTACTTTAACGCAGTGTCGTTCGGCTGTTGTTGACAAGGCCAACATAACTGCAAATTCGGTAGCCTTTTTCTGGGATAAAGGGatcttgatgaggaagtggaatccTCCAACTGCTGATGACGTAGGTTGGAATTCAGTATATCAAGTGGTGGTTCCTCTTAAATTTCGgtctcaggtgctgtgtttagggcatgacaacgtgatgtctggacacttaggagtaacaaaaacatataacaggattttgcgccatttcttttggcctgggTTGAAATCCGATGTTGCTCAATATTGTCGATCGTGTCACGTTTGTCAATTGGCTGGTAAACCGAACCAGTCAATTCCACCCGCGCCACTCTGTCCTGTGCCTGTCCTCACCGAACCATTTTCGAagataattttagattgtgttggtccacttcctcgtaccaaaacaggttttaaatacttgCTGACGATAATGTGTAGTGCCACACGTTTCCCGGAGGCAGTTCCGTTACGCTCACTAAAGGCTAAGAATATAGTGAGAGCCTTAGTGACgttcttttctacttttggacTTCCAAAATTGGTCCAAACGGACCAAGGTTCGAATTTCCTGTCTCGCCTTTTTAAGCAAGTTTTGGAGgaattacaaataaagcatctggtatCAAGTGCTTACCATCCTCAGTCACAAGGAGCATTGGAACGTTTTCACCAAACTCTGAAGTCCATGCTCCGTACTTATTGCTTAGCTTCGGctaaagagtgggatgaggGTCTCCCACTATTGTTGGTTGCCATTCGTGAAACTGTTCAGGAGTCTTTGGGATTCAGTCCTGCTGACCTTGTATTCGGTCACACCGTGCGTGGTCCACtcaagcttcttaaagaagcctGGGTAGCTGAACCATTGACAGAGACTAATGTGCTGGATCATGTCAGTTCCTTTCGGGAACGGCTTCATAATGCTTGTGCTACTGCTCGAGCTtccttacaacatgcacaagggtctatgaaagcccgatatgatcagaaagcagtCTCTCGATCTTTTCAGCCGGGTGACagagttctggttttattaccacTAATGGGGTCTGCTCTCCAAGCAAAATTCTCAGGTCCTTATGTGGTTGAGTCCCAGTTAAGTGACACTGATTACGTTGTTCGCACTCCTGACCGTAAACGTAAAATGCGTGtatgtcatgtgaacatgctcaagaaatACGTTATGAGAGACAGTGATGCAACACAGGACAATGTAGATCCACCAGGTAAAGGAGCTGCTGTGTTATCTGTGGCTTCTATGCCCCTGCTGGATGCATATTCTcccgaggaggatgggttatatctaggaaatgttcctgtgtcttcgcccagattacacaacagtgtgatcttacaaaacttagatgcacatctgtcacatttgcctCTTAACGAACGGGAGCAGGTTATGATTTTAATTCGGACATATAagacattgtttggtgatgttccgtcATGTACTACAGTATTAAAGCATGACattgatgttggtgaacatgccccaatcagacagcacccgtacagactaaatcccactaagcgtacggtaatgcagtctgaggttgattatttgttggaacatgggttctccgtgccaagctgtagtccatggagtagtccctgtctgttagtacctaagcctgatggtacagttcgtttctgtactgattacagaaaagtaaatgcagtaactagaCCCGACTCATTTCCATTGCCCCGAATGGAAGATTATGTTGATAGGGTCGGTTCGGCTcgtattgtcagtaaattagaCTTGCTTCGTGGTTACTGGCAAGTTCCGTTGACTCCCCGAGCTTCTGAAATTTCTGCTTTCGTCACACCGGATAATTTCTTAGAATATACGGTTATGCcttttgggttacgtaatgcaccagcgacttttcagcgtctaatggctaaagtgctttgtggaattaaaaactgcgacgcttatttagatgacattattgtctaTTCGTCCACTTGGTCCGAGCATATCCacactctgacagctgtgttcaagcggctgcaggatgcatcgctgactttgaacttggcgaagtgtgagttcggcaaagccactgtgacttacctaggtaaagaggtgggtcaaggccaggtaaaacctgtgatggctaagattcaggccattcttgccttcccagttcccacatcgaaaagggaactgcgccgatttttgggaatggctggatactaccgggctttttgtaaaaacttttcgGAGGTAGTGTGTCCGTTGACTGAACTGCTGCGAGGCAGAGCACAGTTTAGTTGGAACAatgaatgccagaatgcttttatgtctgtgaaaacccttctttgcagtacccctgttcttgctgctcctgacttcaagcgccctttcaaactggaggtggatgccagtgctgttggagctggggctgtgctgttacaggaagatgcggatggagttgatcatcccatctgcttcttctcaaaGAAGTTCTTAAAACATCAGGTGAACTACAGCACCATCGAAAAGGAGGCGCTAGCACTGATTttagcattgcaacattttgaaGTATACATTGGGTCTACCGCACAACCTGTTTTCGTTTTTACTGACCACAATCCCCTGGTGTTTTTATCtcggatgaaaaacacaaatcagcgtattatgcgctggtccttGGTTTTGCACAGTTTCAATTTAGAGATTAAGTACAAACGTGGGACGGACAACGTTTTGGCTGACGCCTTGTCACGggccttttagtttttttttggggtgaatcaacatagtacgttgatttttggtggtgggggtgtgacgtcccgtgacagactatgggtgttttctgttgtgtttgtgtgtgtgtctctctctttctttctgtgtaatgttgcagggtggctcctcatcagcccatgattggactcctcccacttcctgctgtgattggtgggctgtaatcgggaagaggattcaaaatggtggctgctttggtgaagaagaggagagttggtgaaaagaggaggagagtgtttgaggaagatagactgttgttggtagagaagagggttggtgaagtgaaggattaggacgagaagataggacttagactgcccagacctgttttgtgtttctgttgttgtttaaatgtcttcgtttgtaataaaagattagtattaagtgttgttgcgtcattttggagtttatactcatatgtcccatttgttatgtccctgaccctagaccggggacgtaacacaTGTTGGTACCAAAACTTATCTGACTTAAGCAATGAATCCGTCGAAATGACAAGCAAAAAAAGGTTCTCATATAACCTACTTATTAATGTCTATGGAAGGGGAAAATCATCTTggacttctttaaaaaatatttatttgtgttccaaAGATGAACAAAGGTCTTATGGCTTTTTGAATGACACGAGGGAGAGCGATTAATGACTGAAATTTAATTTTTGGGTGAATGAAATCTCTAACTTTTATATTTAAGTAATACAAATACGCACATGCatagtaaagtattttttttatctctggaTAAACTCAAGTGTGCAGGATGCCTCATGCTGGTACACCAGATTGAAGATGTAGTATGatgcaaacaaagcagcaaatcCTGCCACAAAGTTGGGGTGTGGATTCACGACCACTTGGCCCTCAATACTCAGCATGCACTGAGTTGCAGTGAGAATTTcacctaaatgaataaatacaggcaACATGTTATAGAAAATACAAACTGAAAATACAACAGACCAAGTTTCTTTGaataatttacagattttggttcattgtacattaCCTAAGACTATCAGTCTCGGAGAGTCTGGAAGTGTAAAACTCTTTTCCACGTCGGCAACTGTTGCTGACACCtaagaaacaaaacaacaaaaaaatacatacaaactaTAACCCCATAacaaaatgttataataaaaaaaagcacagagcatGACTTACATCTGTCTGAAGAATGAGTGCTGCAGGTTTTTCCTTGAAGTGCTTATGTTTGAAGCAAAATTGTTTACATTACGTTTGGTTTTGACTCTGTGATGTTTCGGCTtgcctgacaaaaaaaataataaaaaaaaagttaacgaTACATTCCTTTACAAAAAGTATTTAGGGTTTCAGAGAAACTCATCCAACGATGTTAATATTTACGGTTTTCAACAGCAAAGACAACTGAGCACTTCAtgtaactgtcatgatccggaccggcaggggtgactccggatccagagttcggaccggagtttcatgttcgtctcgtgtaatgttccctgatcgtgttcacctggtgtatatttatataattgtataaaactatcctgttcgtgtctgttcgccgtcgggtcattgtgcgtgttcatggtCCCTTGTATGGCAAGCCTCTCTTATCACAATACGTCACGTAAATCTCGGCGTAAATCCCGTTCGAAACGCCGTCGTTGGCAAGAACGCCGTCGAATGCGCCGCTCTCGTAGTCTCCACAGCCAATACATTCAAAAGGGATTGACCCAATCAGTGTTGAAGCAGGACAGTCCAAACTAAGCGAACACTGATGTCCTCAGACCTCAGTGGTGATGATTTCAAGTGACTTCTTTCCGATT belongs to Denticeps clupeoides chromosome 9, fDenClu1.1, whole genome shotgun sequence and includes:
- the LOC114796860 gene encoding uncharacterized protein LOC114796860, with translation MQLEAAKLRADREARGLREKELAHQLQLKQLELEEHDRERQLHLKQMELEERDRERQFERERQERDLELKRLELELASKSVLSVESQTPVFDVSRHIRLVPPFSEDEKRTVKDSGSLGRVSKLRMWSLPERKKLCLTGGVFPVRFVQSRSAPRTAYAGNRFYSWERFGWRESSSPSGAPSDGGVVEGAPRTRAVNVHGDETMSLPVSKTLISQEQRKDSTLTQCRSAVVDKANITANSVAFFWDKGILMRKWNPPTADDVGWNSVYQVVVPLKFRSQVLCLGHDNVMSGHLGVTKTYNRILRHFFWPGLKSDVAQYCRSCHVCQLAGKPNQSIPPAPLCPVPVLTEPFSKIILDCVGPLPRTKTGFKYLLTIMCSATRFPEAVPLRSLKAKNIVRALVTFFSTFGLPKLVQTDQGSNFLSRLFKQVLEELQIKHLVSSAYHPQSQGALERFHQTLKSMLRTYCLASAKEWDEGLPLLLVAIRETVQESLGFSPADLVFGHTVRGPLKLLKEAWVAEPLTETNVLDHVSSFRERLHNACATARASLQHAQGSMKARYDQKAVSRSFQPGDRVLVLLPLMGSALQAKFSGPYVVESQLSDTDYVVRTPDRKRKMRVCHVNMLKKYVMRDSDATQDNVDPPGKGAAVLSVASMPLLDAYSPEEDGLYLGNVPVSSPRLHNSVILQNLDAHLSHLPLNEREQVMILIRTYKTLFGDVPSCTTVLKHDIDVGEHAPIRQHPYRLNPTKRTVMQSEVDYLLEHGFSVPSCSPWSSPCLLVPKPDGTVRFCTDYRKVNAVTRPDSFPLPRMEDYVDRTGDVTHVGTKTYLT